One part of the Actinomyces howellii genome encodes these proteins:
- a CDS encoding MarC family protein produces the protein MDTALLIKALGAFFAIMNPFVNLPLFLSLTAAQDASRQRRTAWRTLLLCTLMCAVVAVAGSALLSFFGISINDFRVAGGLVLLLIALGMLSGQGSSAHEGTPAEKDHASAHAAVSDVAFYPMTFPIIVGPGTMTTIIVMFAQDRSASGVATVALALAMTLVLLGVVLLCAGTIGRHMSMTLRTIMTRLMGMILAAIAVGMLSTGLAALFPGLAR, from the coding sequence ATGGACACCGCACTGCTCATCAAGGCGCTGGGGGCCTTCTTCGCGATCATGAACCCCTTCGTCAACCTTCCGCTCTTCCTGAGCCTGACCGCCGCGCAGGACGCCTCCCGCCAACGACGCACAGCCTGGCGCACGCTCCTGCTGTGCACCCTCATGTGCGCCGTCGTCGCGGTGGCCGGCAGCGCCCTGCTCAGCTTCTTCGGCATCTCCATCAACGACTTCCGCGTCGCCGGCGGCCTCGTCCTGCTCCTCATCGCCTTGGGCATGCTCTCGGGACAGGGGTCGTCGGCGCACGAGGGGACGCCGGCGGAGAAGGACCACGCCTCGGCCCACGCGGCCGTGTCCGACGTCGCCTTCTACCCGATGACCTTCCCGATCATCGTCGGTCCTGGCACGATGACGACGATCATCGTCATGTTCGCCCAGGACCGGTCCGCCTCCGGGGTGGCGACCGTCGCCCTCGCACTGGCCATGACCCTGGTCCTGCTCGGTGTCGTGCTCCTGTGCGCCGGGACGATCGGCAGGCACATGTCCATGACCCTGCGCACGATCATGACGCGGCTCATGGGGATGATCCTGGCGGCCATCGCCGTCGGCATGCTCTCGACGGGGCTGGCAGCCCTGTTTCCCGGCCTGGCGCGCTGA
- a CDS encoding sodium:solute symporter family protein, producing MPPFLATNPAILPTATTTLLEARWFDYVPIVIYFAVVIGVGFMAKRRTASSEEFLTSGRSLPAWVTGIAFVSANLGAVEIMGMSATGAQYGMPTFHYFWIGAIPAMIFLGLVMMPFYYGSKVRSVPEFMDKRYGTAAHMINTLSFALAQLLIAGVNLYLLGTIVHRLLGWPLWVALIVAAVIVFSYISLGGLSAAIYNEVLQFFVIIAALFPLTMVGLHRVGGWGGLKARITEAALTHGTGAYADPDAQLHSWPGVLLSGFSSPVMSVIGITVGLGFVLSFGYWTTNFVEVQRAMASDSISSARSAPIIGTFAKMLVPFLVIVPGMVAAVQVSEIVALKTASLSGTEAGGDIQYNDAVLLLMRDVLPNGLLGLAITGLLASFMAGMAANISAFNTVFTVDIYERYLRPDGDDALYLKVGQRATFGATVIAIFTALIASSYSNLMDYLQQLFSMFNAPLFATFIVGMFWKRATDHGGWSGLVAGTLTALAVNVLAWTGVLTLPGQGTAFVAAGAAFVADVLVTVVVSLATTPRPEAELKGFVASLTPKEDRTDPGESELPLLRRPVPLAVVSAGLIIALNLIFH from the coding sequence ATGCCACCCTTCCTTGCCACGAACCCTGCCATCCTCCCCACCGCCACGACGACCCTCCTGGAGGCCCGCTGGTTCGACTACGTCCCCATCGTCATCTACTTCGCCGTCGTCATCGGCGTTGGCTTTATGGCCAAGCGCCGCACAGCCTCCTCCGAGGAGTTCCTCACCTCCGGCCGGTCGCTGCCGGCCTGGGTGACCGGGATCGCCTTCGTGTCGGCCAACCTCGGCGCCGTCGAGATCATGGGGATGTCGGCCACGGGCGCACAGTACGGGATGCCGACCTTCCACTACTTCTGGATCGGCGCGATCCCGGCGATGATCTTCCTCGGACTGGTCATGATGCCCTTCTACTACGGGTCCAAGGTGCGCTCGGTCCCGGAGTTCATGGACAAGCGCTACGGCACGGCCGCGCACATGATCAACACGCTCTCCTTCGCCCTGGCCCAGCTGCTCATCGCGGGCGTCAACCTCTACCTCCTGGGCACGATCGTCCACCGTCTTCTGGGATGGCCGCTGTGGGTCGCGCTCATCGTCGCCGCAGTGATCGTCTTCTCCTACATCAGCCTGGGAGGGCTGTCCGCGGCGATCTACAACGAGGTCCTGCAGTTCTTCGTCATCATCGCGGCACTGTTCCCCCTGACGATGGTCGGGCTCCACAGGGTCGGCGGGTGGGGCGGGCTCAAGGCCCGCATCACCGAGGCGGCGCTCACCCACGGGACCGGGGCCTACGCTGATCCTGACGCGCAGCTGCACTCCTGGCCCGGGGTGCTGCTGTCGGGCTTCTCCTCACCGGTGATGTCGGTCATCGGGATCACCGTGGGCCTTGGATTCGTCCTGTCCTTTGGCTACTGGACGACCAACTTTGTCGAGGTCCAGCGCGCCATGGCCTCGGACTCCATCTCCTCGGCCCGTTCGGCGCCGATCATCGGCACCTTCGCCAAGATGCTCGTGCCCTTCCTCGTCATCGTCCCCGGCATGGTCGCCGCTGTCCAGGTCTCCGAGATCGTCGCGCTCAAGACGGCCTCGTTGTCGGGCACCGAGGCCGGAGGGGACATCCAGTACAACGACGCCGTCCTCCTGCTCATGCGCGACGTGCTGCCCAACGGTCTGCTCGGACTGGCGATCACCGGCCTGCTCGCCTCGTTCATGGCCGGGATGGCCGCGAACATCTCCGCCTTCAACACGGTGTTCACGGTCGACATCTACGAACGCTACCTGCGGCCGGACGGAGATGACGCCCTCTACCTCAAGGTCGGGCAGCGGGCGACCTTCGGGGCCACGGTCATCGCCATCTTCACCGCCCTCATCGCCTCGAGCTACTCCAACCTCATGGACTATCTCCAGCAGCTCTTCTCGATGTTCAACGCGCCCCTCTTCGCGACGTTCATCGTCGGGATGTTCTGGAAGCGGGCCACCGACCACGGAGGGTGGAGCGGCCTGGTGGCCGGAACGCTGACGGCGCTGGCCGTCAACGTCCTGGCGTGGACCGGCGTGCTCACCCTGCCGGGTCAGGGGACCGCCTTCGTCGCCGCCGGCGCCGCCTTCGTCGCCGACGTGCTGGTCACCGTCGTGGTCTCCCTGGCGACGACACCGCGCCCAGAGGCAGAGCTCAAGGGCTTCGTCGCGTCCCTGACGCCCAAGGAGGACAGGACCGATCCTGGCGAGTCCGAGCTTCCCCTCCTGCGCAGGCCGGTTCCTCTCGCTGTCGTGTCCGCCGGCCTCATCATCGCTCTCAACCTCATCTTCCACTGA
- a CDS encoding HPr family phosphocarrier protein, producing MAQVTATIASKVGLHARPAATFVKAVAEKGVPVTIAKEGGAPVDAASILGVMTLGAGFGDVVTLTSDADGAEGALGELKALLETDLDA from the coding sequence ATGGCCCAGGTCACCGCAACCATCGCCTCGAAGGTCGGCCTCCACGCCCGTCCTGCCGCCACCTTCGTCAAGGCCGTCGCAGAGAAGGGTGTTCCCGTCACCATCGCCAAGGAGGGTGGTGCCCCGGTTGACGCCGCCTCGATCCTCGGTGTCATGACGCTGGGCGCAGGCTTCGGCGATGTCGTCACCCTCACCTCTGACGCCGACGGCGCCGAGGGTGCCCTCGGCGAGCTCAAGGCTCTGCTCGAGACCGATCTCGACGCCTGA